One Methylocapsa sp. D3K7 DNA window includes the following coding sequences:
- the hflK gene encoding FtsH protease activity modulator HflK: MPWSSEGGNGGSWKPSGPGPWGQKPGGTPPEFEEFLKRGQEKIKQFMPGSGGMGGRGLIGLALVGTIVWLLSGFYTVGPNEVGLNKVFGRYTGKTGPGLNYNFPIPIGSVEKLQVTDRNTTNIGFAFRQDARSLNGQVQLDVAEESLMLTGDENIADVKFVVIWQIDPVHPEDYAFNISNQRETVKAVAESAMREVIGRGQIQRILTAERQKIQSDVQELMQKVLNGYKAGILVLQVQLQSVDPPEQVIAAFKDVTAAQQDQNRLRNEAEAYANRVVPEARGKAAAIVQEAEGYRLQTVAEATGQVSRFNQIYEQYKKAPEVTRERLYLETMERVLGGMDKIILDQSGGQGQGVVPYLPLGALAPRDGEGGHK; encoded by the coding sequence ATGCCGTGGAGCAGTGAAGGCGGAAATGGCGGCTCTTGGAAACCCAGCGGTCCCGGACCCTGGGGACAAAAGCCGGGCGGGACGCCACCCGAATTTGAGGAATTCCTGAAGCGCGGGCAGGAGAAGATCAAACAATTCATGCCGGGGTCCGGCGGAATGGGAGGACGCGGCCTCATCGGCTTGGCTCTGGTCGGCACGATCGTTTGGCTTTTGTCCGGATTTTATACGGTTGGCCCGAATGAAGTCGGGCTCAACAAGGTTTTTGGCCGTTACACTGGCAAGACCGGACCGGGTTTGAACTACAACTTTCCAATTCCGATAGGCAGCGTCGAGAAACTGCAAGTAACCGATCGCAATACAACCAATATCGGTTTCGCTTTCCGGCAGGACGCACGCTCGTTGAACGGGCAGGTCCAGCTTGACGTGGCAGAAGAAAGTCTCATGTTGACCGGCGACGAAAATATCGCCGACGTCAAATTCGTCGTGATCTGGCAGATCGATCCGGTGCATCCCGAGGACTATGCCTTCAATATCTCGAACCAGCGCGAAACAGTAAAGGCGGTGGCCGAAAGCGCCATGCGCGAAGTCATCGGCCGTGGCCAGATACAGCGAATTCTGACTGCCGAACGCCAAAAAATCCAGTCGGATGTGCAAGAACTCATGCAGAAAGTCCTCAATGGGTATAAGGCCGGAATTCTGGTGTTGCAGGTGCAGTTGCAATCGGTCGATCCGCCCGAACAAGTCATCGCCGCCTTCAAGGACGTGACCGCCGCGCAACAAGATCAGAACCGTCTACGTAATGAAGCAGAAGCCTACGCCAACCGGGTCGTCCCGGAGGCCAGAGGCAAGGCCGCGGCTATTGTTCAGGAAGCGGAAGGCTACCGCCTTCAAACTGTCGCCGAGGCGACCGGTCAGGTTTCCCGCTTCAACCAAATCTACGAGCAATATAAGAAAGCGCCCGAGGTGACGCGCGAAAGGCTTTATCTCGAGACCATGGAACGTGTGCTGGGCGGCATGGACAAGATCATTCTCGACCAAAGCGGCGGCCAAGGTCAGGGAGTCGTTCCCTATTTGCCGCTTGGCGCCCTGGCGCCAAGAGATGGCGAAGGAGGCCACAAATGA
- a CDS encoding protease modulator HflC: MKGAATFGTIAAILLILVVGLASAFTVEQTEQAIVLRFGEPVAGRGLITTPGLHFKYPFIENVVFLDNRILVVEAPKQEVLASDNNRLDVDSFLRYRIVDPLKFYQTVGSPDRANNQLGYILNSAVRRVLGEANMTQIVRDNRADLMVKIRDQVNLEGGRLGIAAVDVRIRRADLPRQISEKVFSRMQSERAREAAEYRAKGSETAQTITATADRDVVVLRGNAQRQADQTRGEGDAERNRIFAEAYGKDPDFFAFYRSMQAYETGLKSGETRMVLSPKSDFFRFFGSPNGQAATPAPVAPPR; encoded by the coding sequence ATGAAGGGCGCCGCTACCTTCGGCACAATCGCCGCCATTCTCCTCATTCTGGTCGTCGGTCTGGCTTCGGCATTCACGGTGGAGCAGACCGAGCAAGCAATCGTGTTGCGTTTTGGCGAGCCGGTCGCCGGGCGCGGTCTCATCACCACTCCGGGACTCCATTTCAAATATCCGTTTATCGAAAATGTCGTGTTTCTCGACAATCGTATCTTGGTGGTCGAGGCACCCAAACAGGAAGTGCTCGCATCCGACAACAACCGGCTCGACGTCGATTCCTTCCTGCGCTACCGGATCGTCGATCCGCTCAAATTCTATCAGACGGTGGGTTCGCCCGACCGTGCGAACAATCAGCTGGGCTACATCCTTAATTCGGCGGTCCGCCGGGTGCTTGGCGAGGCGAACATGACGCAAATCGTGCGCGACAATCGCGCCGATCTCATGGTCAAGATCCGCGATCAGGTGAACCTTGAAGGTGGCCGCCTTGGCATCGCCGCTGTTGATGTGAGAATTCGCCGCGCCGATCTGCCACGGCAGATTTCGGAAAAAGTATTTAGCCGGATGCAGAGCGAGCGGGCGCGGGAGGCGGCGGAATACCGTGCGAAGGGCTCCGAAACCGCGCAAACGATCACTGCGACCGCCGACCGGGATGTCGTCGTGCTCCGCGGCAACGCCCAGCGTCAGGCGGACCAGACGCGCGGCGAAGGCGACGCGGAACGCAACCGGATTTTTGCCGAGGCTTACGGCAAGGACCCTGATTTCTTTGCCTTCTATCGCTCGATGCAAGCCTATGAAACGGGCTTGAAGAGCGGCGAAACGCGCATGGTCTTGAGTCCAAAATCGGATTTTTTCCGCTTTTTCGGCTCACCCAACGGCCAAGCGGCGACGCCTGCGCCGGTGGCTCCCCCCCGCTGA
- a CDS encoding acyl-CoA dehydrogenase: protein MADEGERARSFAWNDPFDLDGQLTEDEKLVRNSARAFAQDYLAQRVTEDYLEARFDREILRHMGRLGLLGATLPQHYGGAGIGEVAYGLAAREIERVDSGYRSMMSVQSSLVMHAIHAYGSEEQRRKYLPKLAAGEWIGCFGLTEPDAGSDPLSMRSKAEKHNAGYRLTGCKTWITNSPVADTLVVFVKSSTHQNAIRGFILDRGMQGLSTPAISQKLSLRASPTGEIIMDGVAVPEENMLPEGSGLKGPFGCLNRARYGICWGTMGAAEACFETARSYALERRQFGKPLAATQLIQKKLADMHTEIALGLQAALRIGRMLEAGKLAPEAISLVKRNNAGKALDIARLARDMLGANGISAAYPVMRHLANLETVNTYEGTHDIHALILGRAITGLQAFT from the coding sequence ATGGCCGATGAAGGCGAACGCGCCCGATCCTTCGCCTGGAACGACCCTTTCGATCTCGACGGCCAACTCACGGAAGATGAAAAGCTCGTGCGGAACTCCGCCCGCGCTTTCGCGCAAGACTATCTCGCCCAGCGGGTGACCGAGGATTATCTCGAAGCACGTTTCGACCGTGAGATACTGAGGCATATGGGCCGCCTTGGGCTGCTCGGTGCGACGCTTCCCCAACATTATGGCGGTGCCGGGATTGGCGAGGTTGCCTATGGGCTTGCCGCGCGCGAGATCGAGCGCGTCGATAGCGGCTATCGTTCGATGATGAGTGTGCAGTCATCACTCGTGATGCACGCGATCCACGCCTATGGCAGCGAGGAACAACGCCGCAAATATTTGCCAAAACTCGCGGCTGGCGAATGGATCGGCTGTTTTGGCCTCACCGAACCCGACGCAGGCTCCGATCCGCTATCGATGCGCAGCAAAGCCGAGAAACATAACGCGGGTTATCGCCTTACCGGCTGCAAAACCTGGATCACCAACAGCCCGGTTGCCGACACCCTTGTGGTCTTTGTCAAATCCAGCACGCATCAAAATGCGATTCGTGGATTCATCCTCGACCGCGGGATGCAAGGATTGTCGACACCGGCGATTTCCCAAAAACTGTCGCTGCGCGCCTCGCCAACCGGCGAGATCATCATGGACGGCGTCGCCGTACCTGAAGAAAACATGTTGCCAGAGGGCTCTGGCCTGAAAGGTCCCTTTGGCTGTCTTAATCGCGCCCGTTACGGCATCTGCTGGGGTACGATGGGCGCGGCCGAAGCTTGTTTCGAAACGGCGCGGAGCTACGCGCTCGAGCGCCGGCAATTCGGCAAACCACTGGCCGCCACTCAGCTCATTCAAAAAAAGCTGGCTGACATGCACACTGAAATTGCGCTTGGGCTGCAAGCCGCATTGCGGATCGGCCGGATGTTGGAAGCGGGAAAACTTGCCCCTGAAGCGATCTCGCTCGTCAAGCGCAACAATGCAGGCAAGGCACTCGACATTGCCCGCCTCGCCCGTGACATGTTGGGTGCCAACGGGATTTCCGCCGCCTACCCTGTCATGCGTCACCTCGCCAATCTCGAAACGGTGAACACTTACGAAGGCACGCACGATATTCACGCGCTCATTCTGGGGCGCGCGATCACCGGCTTGCAGGCATTCACATAA
- a CDS encoding Na+/H+ antiporter, with product MISTIQILVLLLAVVAVVAVLADRLQIPSAILLVLAGVVLALVPGLPTLELAPELVLLLVLPPVIYASAVAMSWREFRFNLRPISLLAVGCVVFTTTAVAAATHFALGLAWPVGFVLGAIVSPPDAIAPLSIARRMQLPRRILIILEGEGLANDATALILYRFAVAAVSAGVFSPGEATATFAAIVGGEIVWGIGVGWLTLRLRRWIHDPRIEITVSILVPFLAYWPPEHLGGSGVLATVTAGLYISWNGLRLISAATRLQGIFFWDLFIYLIEGLVFLITGLQARTLLARIGDHNLYELATSAALVTTVVIVTRFVWMYPATYLPRWLYPPLKRRDPAPPWQWPFILAFTGVRGIVSLAAALAIPFVTANGAPFPDRDLILFLTFSVILVTLVGQGLMLPRLIRALCLAHAGRLERRVDKLAEHTVRRHGIEAALNRLEEIASERKLSEDVVGSLHARHSDRLTHIEHRIDGNDGHRKLTELHDEIELQLITAERHYINELYRAGGLKDEARRRIERELDLREVGLSNEMVEE from the coding sequence ATGATTTCCACGATTCAGATATTGGTCTTGCTGCTGGCGGTGGTTGCGGTGGTCGCGGTCCTGGCGGACAGGCTCCAAATTCCTTCGGCGATTCTTCTGGTGTTGGCTGGGGTCGTATTGGCGCTCGTCCCAGGCTTGCCGACGCTGGAACTTGCTCCTGAGCTGGTGCTGCTTTTGGTGCTGCCGCCGGTCATATACGCCTCGGCAGTCGCCATGAGCTGGCGTGAGTTCCGTTTCAATCTGCGCCCGATCTCGCTGCTGGCCGTAGGTTGCGTCGTATTCACAACCACCGCCGTTGCCGCCGCAACTCATTTTGCCTTGGGGCTTGCATGGCCGGTTGGTTTCGTATTGGGTGCCATTGTTTCGCCGCCAGATGCCATAGCGCCGCTCTCGATCGCCCGCCGGATGCAGCTCCCAAGACGCATCCTGATCATCCTCGAAGGCGAAGGGCTCGCGAATGACGCGACCGCGCTCATTCTCTATCGCTTCGCTGTCGCCGCCGTGAGCGCCGGGGTTTTTTCGCCCGGTGAGGCAACGGCAACGTTTGCTGCCATCGTCGGCGGCGAAATCGTCTGGGGCATTGGAGTGGGTTGGCTGACCTTGCGCCTGCGGCGCTGGATTCACGATCCACGAATTGAGATCACCGTCTCGATTTTGGTGCCGTTCCTTGCCTATTGGCCACCCGAACATTTGGGGGGCTCCGGCGTGCTCGCCACCGTCACTGCCGGTCTCTATATCAGCTGGAATGGCCTCCGGCTGATTAGCGCCGCGACACGCCTCCAGGGCATTTTCTTTTGGGATTTGTTCATCTACCTCATCGAAGGCCTGGTATTTCTCATAACCGGCCTCCAAGCACGAACCCTGCTCGCCCGCATTGGCGACCATAATTTGTATGAGCTGGCGACCTCCGCCGCTCTGGTCACCACGGTGGTAATCGTAACTCGCTTCGTCTGGATGTATCCGGCGACCTATCTTCCGCGTTGGCTGTATCCGCCGCTCAAACGTCGGGATCCAGCACCCCCTTGGCAATGGCCGTTCATTTTGGCTTTCACGGGTGTCCGCGGCATTGTCTCGCTGGCCGCTGCCCTCGCGATCCCGTTTGTAACGGCGAACGGGGCGCCGTTCCCCGACCGCGATCTGATTCTCTTTCTAACGTTTTCCGTCATCCTCGTGACATTGGTCGGCCAAGGATTGATGCTGCCACGCCTTATCCGGGCTCTTTGCCTCGCTCATGCTGGGCGCCTTGAGCGGCGCGTCGACAAGCTCGCCGAACATACGGTCCGCCGGCATGGGATCGAAGCAGCCTTAAACAGACTTGAGGAGATCGCGTCGGAACGAAAACTTTCCGAGGACGTGGTCGGTTCCCTTCACGCACGCCACAGCGACAGACTGACGCATATCGAGCATCGAATCGATGGCAATGATGGCCATAGGAAGCTCACCGAACTGCATGACGAGATAGAACTTCAGCTGATCACTGCCGAACGGCATTACATCAACGAACTTTATCGCGCCGGCGGACTGAAAGACGAGGCGCGGCGTCGAATCGAGCGGGAACTCGATCTTCGTGAAGTGGGTTTGTCAAATGAAATGGTCGAGGAATAA
- a CDS encoding class I SAM-dependent methyltransferase: MQNNLHEALAKAANRYPIELVVEQVNDIPRIFYHVGLALKGIEPKPPGELEICDLGGGVGLFSIGCAALGFRRTVLVDDFNDFINSNVGGGQSILDLHRDSGVEVVSRDVIAKGISDLEGYFDIITSFDSMEHWHNSPKQLFAEVVAKLKPGGVFILGVPNSVNLRKRISVPLGKGNWSSMEHWYEQPQFRGHVREPVVEDLIYISNDMKLHDVEIFGRNWLGYYSRNPAVRALTKLMDYPLRLRPSLCSDLYMIGKKPN, from the coding sequence ATGCAAAACAACTTACATGAGGCGTTAGCCAAGGCCGCCAATCGTTATCCGATCGAGCTGGTCGTAGAACAGGTCAATGATATTCCTCGCATATTCTACCATGTAGGTCTCGCTTTGAAGGGCATAGAGCCAAAGCCGCCTGGCGAACTCGAGATCTGTGATCTCGGTGGTGGCGTTGGGTTATTTTCAATCGGTTGCGCCGCGTTGGGGTTCAGACGGACTGTATTGGTTGATGACTTCAATGATTTTATCAACAGCAACGTCGGAGGGGGACAATCTATCTTAGATTTACACCGAGACAGCGGCGTGGAAGTCGTATCGCGTGATGTGATCGCTAAGGGAATTAGCGACCTTGAGGGCTATTTCGACATCATTACTTCCTTCGATAGCATGGAGCATTGGCACAATTCCCCAAAGCAACTTTTCGCCGAAGTTGTCGCCAAACTGAAACCAGGCGGCGTCTTTATCTTGGGCGTGCCAAACAGCGTGAATTTGCGGAAACGGATCAGCGTCCCTCTCGGCAAGGGGAATTGGAGCTCGATGGAACATTGGTATGAGCAACCACAGTTTCGAGGTCATGTACGGGAGCCGGTGGTTGAAGATTTGATATACATATCCAACGATATGAAGCTTCATGACGTGGAAATTTTCGGCCGCAACTGGCTAGGTTATTATTCGCGCAATCCCGCGGTCAGGGCTCTGACCAAATTGATGGATTATCCCTTGCGCCTTAGACCCTCCCTATGTTCGGATCTGTATATGATCGGGAAGAAGCCAAACTGA
- the pyk gene encoding pyruvate kinase, which produces MRRLRRCKIIATLGPASANPAMVSALFHAGADLFRINMSHASHDQMRNQVEMIRALQEECGRPIGILIDLQGPKLRIGTFKNRVVRLAKGDKFIFDSNPVPGDESRVCLPHHEILLALKAADTILIDDGKIRLHVTETNGKRAVATVDVAGEVSNRKGVSLPDTEIPVSSITEKDRADLEAGLEAGVDWVAVSFVQRPDDVAEVKKLTRGRALVMSKIEKPQAISRLDEVVEISDALMVARGDLGVEMPLEKVPGLQKRINRMARRFGKPVVVATQMLESMIKAPVPTRAEVSDIATAVFEGADAIMLSAESATGAYPVEAVTTMNKIAEEVERDSYYRSIINAQRAPPEATNADAIAIAVAARYFAETLDLKAIVAWTSSGATAFRIARERPEAPVLALTPNRETACRLALVWGVHAVVTKDAHDVDDMSKRACKFAGREGFAKAQERVIIVAGVPFGTPGATNMVRIAVLDADSK; this is translated from the coding sequence ATGCGGCGCTTACGCCGGTGCAAAATCATTGCGACCCTGGGGCCAGCATCGGCAAATCCGGCGATGGTTTCGGCTTTGTTTCATGCCGGCGCCGACCTCTTTCGTATCAATATGAGTCATGCCTCGCATGATCAGATGCGCAATCAGGTCGAAATGATCCGGGCTCTCCAAGAGGAATGCGGCCGCCCTATAGGTATTCTGATTGATCTTCAAGGTCCGAAACTCCGAATTGGCACTTTTAAAAACCGGGTCGTCAGACTTGCCAAGGGTGACAAGTTCATCTTTGATTCGAACCCTGTGCCCGGTGATGAAAGTCGTGTTTGCCTTCCGCATCACGAGATTCTGCTTGCTCTGAAAGCCGCCGACACCATCCTTATCGATGATGGCAAGATCCGTCTTCATGTCACGGAGACCAACGGTAAACGTGCCGTCGCGACCGTCGATGTCGCGGGAGAGGTCTCGAACCGCAAGGGTGTAAGTTTACCGGATACTGAAATACCCGTGTCTTCGATCACCGAAAAGGATCGCGCCGATCTCGAGGCGGGGCTTGAGGCCGGAGTGGATTGGGTCGCCGTCTCTTTCGTGCAACGACCCGATGATGTCGCCGAGGTCAAGAAGTTGACCAGGGGCAGGGCACTCGTGATGTCAAAGATAGAAAAGCCGCAAGCAATTTCTCGGCTCGACGAGGTTGTCGAGATTTCCGACGCGTTGATGGTTGCCCGCGGCGATCTCGGGGTTGAAATGCCGCTCGAAAAAGTCCCTGGCTTGCAAAAGCGGATCAATCGCATGGCGCGCCGATTTGGCAAGCCTGTGGTCGTAGCGACACAAATGCTTGAATCCATGATCAAGGCGCCTGTTCCGACGCGCGCCGAAGTCTCGGATATTGCGACGGCGGTCTTCGAAGGTGCCGATGCCATCATGCTTTCCGCGGAAAGCGCCACGGGCGCGTATCCGGTGGAAGCTGTCACGACGATGAACAAAATCGCGGAGGAGGTCGAGCGAGACTCCTATTACCGGAGCATCATCAATGCGCAGCGCGCTCCTCCAGAGGCAACCAATGCTGATGCGATCGCGATTGCCGTGGCCGCGCGTTACTTTGCCGAAACGCTGGATTTGAAAGCAATTGTTGCCTGGACGTCCTCAGGCGCGACCGCTTTCCGCATCGCCCGCGAAAGGCCCGAAGCACCTGTTCTGGCTCTGACACCAAACCGTGAAACGGCGTGCCGCCTGGCGCTTGTTTGGGGCGTCCACGCGGTCGTTACAAAGGATGCGCATGACGTCGACGACATGTCCAAACGCGCTTGCAAATTCGCTGGACGCGAGGGTTTCGCGAAGGCGCAAGAACGCGTCATTATCGTCGCGGGCGTTCCCTTTGGGACGCCTGGCGCAACCAATATGGTCCGAATCGCAGTCCTTGACGCGGACTCAAAATAG